A genomic window from Clostridium aceticum includes:
- a CDS encoding response regulator transcription factor, with amino-acid sequence MKIVIVDDDVLVSSSLKTIIEANDGFEVLAIANSGEDAIKLYKEHQPDILLMDIRMGKINGLEAAEEILNIFPNTKVLFLTTFADDEYIIKALKIGAKGYILKQHYNSIIPALNAVYSGQNVFGEEIVNKLPSVMTNQVNKKDYQDYGILDKEFEIISLVSKGLSNKEIAKELHLSEGTVRNYISVILEKLELRDRTQLAIFFFNNLL; translated from the coding sequence GTGAAAATAGTAATCGTAGATGACGATGTTCTTGTCTCATCATCATTAAAAACTATAATAGAGGCCAATGATGGTTTTGAAGTGTTGGCAATAGCCAATAGTGGGGAAGATGCTATAAAACTATATAAAGAGCATCAACCTGACATTCTTTTAATGGATATTAGAATGGGAAAAATCAATGGGCTGGAAGCAGCTGAAGAAATATTAAATATATTTCCCAATACAAAAGTTCTTTTTTTGACCACTTTTGCAGATGATGAATACATTATTAAGGCATTAAAAATAGGAGCAAAGGGTTATATTTTAAAACAACATTACAACAGCATCATACCAGCATTAAATGCAGTTTATTCTGGTCAGAATGTTTTTGGTGAAGAAATTGTTAATAAACTTCCATCGGTTATGACGAATCAAGTAAATAAAAAAGATTATCAAGACTATGGGATTTTAGATAAGGAATTTGAAATCATTTCTTTGGTTTCAAAAGGTTTATCAAATAAGGAAATCGCAAAGGAATTGCATTTAAGTGAGGGAACAGTGAGAAATTACATAAGCGTTATTTTAGAAAAACTAGAATTAAGAGATCGAACCCAACTTGCTATTTTTTTCTTCAATAACCTACTTTAG
- a CDS encoding sensor histidine kinase yields MGNILNKLIIFVGTCGLLLFEFTPYEGIIAIALAIAISGLLEYFSNEKLAKGLFIVFFIVSGFYVQFVFFLPLISYDLLRTKNQMLTLLALIPYTLHLNKFSLGTMSVLIGISTIVYLLKVRETNEKKLREDYINQRDYLTELSISLEEKINELVSKQDVEVNLATLNERNRIAREIHDNVGHLLSSAILQIGAVIAVSKDENTVKSLEVVKNTLNEGMNSIRESVHNLYEDSIDLYGEINKLLRNFTFCETSLNYEITGDMPAKAKYAIIGIIKESLSNVMKHSNGDLVSISLYEHPKLFQLIIYDNGDKKLDHGNFKGMGLESIKQRVASLNGIVNFDETKGFRIFISFMKP; encoded by the coding sequence ATGGGCAATATATTAAATAAACTAATTATTTTTGTAGGAACCTGCGGGCTTCTTTTGTTTGAATTTACCCCCTATGAAGGGATTATTGCCATAGCATTAGCTATTGCTATAAGTGGACTGTTGGAATATTTTAGTAATGAGAAGTTGGCCAAAGGGTTATTTATAGTTTTTTTTATAGTATCAGGGTTTTATGTTCAATTTGTTTTCTTTTTACCCTTAATAAGCTATGACCTATTAAGAACTAAAAACCAAATGTTAACACTGTTAGCCTTAATCCCCTACACCCTACACCTTAACAAGTTTTCTTTAGGCACCATGAGTGTCTTAATAGGCATAAGTACAATTGTGTACCTATTAAAAGTAAGAGAAACTAATGAAAAGAAACTTCGAGAAGATTATATAAACCAAAGGGATTACCTAACAGAGCTTTCCATTTCTCTTGAAGAAAAAATTAATGAGCTAGTTAGTAAACAAGATGTAGAGGTTAATCTTGCTACGTTAAATGAAAGAAATAGAATTGCACGAGAAATACACGATAATGTGGGACATCTACTTTCAAGTGCTATTTTGCAAATTGGAGCCGTCATAGCCGTAAGTAAAGATGAGAATACTGTAAAAAGCCTTGAAGTGGTTAAGAACACTTTGAATGAAGGTATGAACTCCATAAGAGAAAGTGTTCATAACCTATATGAGGATTCTATTGACCTTTACGGTGAGATAAATAAGTTGCTGAGAAATTTTACTTTTTGTGAAACATCATTAAATTATGAAATAACTGGAGATATGCCTGCCAAAGCTAAATACGCCATTATAGGCATTATTAAAGAGTCACTATCAAATGTTATGAAGCACTCTAATGGTGACCTGGTTTCTATAAGCCTATATGAACACCCAAAGCTTTTTCAGCTTATTATATATGATAATGGGGATAAAAAATTGGACCATGGCAATTTCAAAGGAATGGGTCTTGAGAGTATAAAGCAAAGAGTTGCATCACTAAACGGAATAGTGAATTTCGATGAAACAAAAGGGTTTAGAATATTTATTTCATTTATGAAACCATAA
- a CDS encoding ABC transporter ATP-binding protein — protein sequence MITVIVKIENLVKRYGDLIALDHLSIEIKEGEIFGLLGPNGSGKTTAINCLLSLLKFDKGNIEIFGKEMNPAAYGIKHNIGIVMQNVAVFEELNVYENIDYFCGLYITDKKKRKELVDQAIDFVALKDFVKFHPPKLSGGLLRRLNIACGIAHKPKLIILDEPTVAVDPQSRNNILEGIKRLNKEGATIIYTSHYMEEIEQLCSRLAILDKGKVIASGTKEEVKEMIALGEKIVVETFNINEDHLTKIRKLPNVIDVELKENTLTIRQRNGASNLVNIISFIAENDISYGKIYSELPTLNDVFLEITGKELRD from the coding sequence ATGATCACTGTGATAGTAAAAATTGAAAATCTAGTCAAAAGATATGGAGACTTAATAGCCCTTGACCATTTGAGCATTGAAATTAAAGAAGGTGAAATCTTTGGACTTTTAGGACCTAATGGTTCAGGAAAAACAACGGCTATAAATTGTCTACTATCTTTACTAAAGTTTGATAAAGGTAACATTGAAATCTTTGGGAAAGAGATGAATCCAGCGGCCTATGGCATAAAACACAACATAGGTATCGTTATGCAAAACGTAGCAGTTTTCGAAGAGCTAAATGTTTACGAGAACATTGATTACTTCTGTGGTCTTTATATAACTGATAAGAAAAAACGTAAAGAACTGGTAGATCAAGCAATTGATTTTGTAGCTTTAAAAGACTTTGTAAAGTTTCATCCCCCAAAATTAAGTGGTGGTCTTTTAAGAAGACTTAATATTGCTTGTGGAATCGCTCACAAACCAAAGCTAATCATTTTAGATGAGCCAACTGTTGCCGTTGACCCTCAAAGTAGGAACAATATTCTAGAAGGCATCAAAAGACTAAATAAAGAGGGGGCAACCATTATATATACCTCTCATTATATGGAGGAAATTGAACAGCTTTGTTCCAGGTTAGCTATATTAGATAAAGGTAAGGTAATTGCATCAGGAACAAAGGAAGAAGTTAAAGAAATGATCGCACTTGGTGAGAAGATTGTCGTAGAAACCTTTAATATAAATGAAGATCATCTAACTAAAATACGTAAATTACCTAATGTTATTGATGTTGAATTAAAAGAAAATACCTTAACCATTAGACAAAGAAATGGTGCAAGCAATCTTGTAAATATAATAAGTTTTATCGCTGAAAATGATATAAGCTACGGTAAAATTTATTCGGAGTTACCAACTCTAAATGATGTATTCCTTGAAATAACAGGAAAAGAATTAAGAGATTAA
- a CDS encoding ABC transporter permease yields the protein MSFHILKYSFKSLVKDKMSLFWMLCFPLILATFFNLAFSNLMSSEGFEKVKIIITTDHIIPEGLEDAMKESNLFDISYTTETEAKELLSDREITGYIKNTDELELVIFGSGLNQSIAKIFLDNYLQVSTTIYNIIDGNPQLIQMGFLENLSFNDGFTEEIPASSSMNMIVVYYFALLAMTCLFSAVTGCYAISLVQANQSTLAARINVAPTHKLKAFLSMISASMCFQFMSAIIAITYITQVLKVDFGDRILHIGVLCLVGCFTGTMFGALFGLLVKLKSEVKDMLVSNIIMIMCFLSGMMVLQMKYIVQEKAPIIAYINPANLITDGLYALYYYDTFDRYFLNLTLLGGLGLVFCTITILVLRRQKYASI from the coding sequence ATGTCATTTCATATTTTAAAATATAGCTTTAAATCCCTAGTTAAAGATAAGATGTCCTTATTTTGGATGCTTTGTTTTCCTCTTATTTTAGCAACATTTTTTAATCTAGCCTTTTCAAACCTAATGTCCAGTGAAGGCTTTGAAAAAGTTAAAATTATCATAACAACAGATCATATAATACCAGAAGGACTTGAGGATGCAATGAAGGAAAGCAATCTTTTTGATATATCTTATACCACTGAAACAGAAGCAAAAGAGCTTTTATCAGATAGAGAAATAACAGGATATATTAAAAATACCGATGAACTTGAACTTGTAATTTTCGGTTCTGGTCTTAACCAGTCTATAGCTAAAATCTTTTTAGACAATTATCTTCAAGTTTCAACAACCATTTATAATATCATTGACGGAAATCCTCAACTAATTCAAATGGGTTTTCTAGAAAATTTAAGCTTTAACGATGGGTTTACAGAGGAAATTCCCGCAAGTTCCTCAATGAATATGATTGTTGTATACTATTTTGCACTGCTGGCAATGACCTGCCTTTTCTCAGCCGTTACAGGGTGCTATGCCATATCACTCGTTCAAGCAAATCAATCTACCCTTGCAGCAAGAATTAATGTTGCACCTACACATAAATTAAAAGCGTTTCTATCGATGATCTCTGCTAGTATGTGTTTTCAGTTTATGTCGGCAATTATTGCAATTACCTATATCACACAGGTTTTAAAGGTAGACTTTGGTGATAGAATTCTACACATCGGAGTACTGTGTTTAGTAGGCTGTTTTACAGGAACTATGTTTGGTGCTTTATTCGGGTTGCTTGTAAAATTAAAGTCGGAAGTTAAGGATATGTTGGTGTCGAATATCATCATGATTATGTGCTTTCTATCCGGTATGATGGTTTTACAGATGAAATATATCGTTCAGGAAAAGGCTCCAATCATCGCCTATATTAATCCAGCAAATTTAATTACCGACGGTCTTTATGCACTATACTATTATGATACTTTTGATAGATACTTCCTAAACCTTACTTTGCTAGGTGGCCTAGGGTTAGTCTTTTGTACCATTACCATATTGGTTTTAAGGAGGCAAAAATATGCAAGTATTTAA
- a CDS encoding ABC transporter permease, which produces MQVFKAFSKIVPKKFLGVFIIYTIIFVGLAIFFSRSGLPQMEDAFELSKVRVSVINEDNTALANGLENYINKIARPVEIEMDEESIKDALFFRQTEFIVMIPKGFQDSFTSSNYQKINTMSVPDSASSEYAKTLIDRYLNTARLYISTYPEISFEEVHEKVLTDISTEVNVSFLDRIAGNSMSNLNAYFNFLSYILIAMLISMVGRIMLIFNNKEIKMRNYCAPISIKSYNFQLILGNLSLAFIIWLLFVALAFIINKGTLNQTGSFLFIVNSFVLTILCLSISFLVTTFATKNSIDPIGNCLSLGLSFLGGSFVPQALLSDTLRTIGTFNPIFWYVKVNDAIGDLTNITQSTLQPIIYGILVQLAFTVAFLAIALVVIKQRRYAHQ; this is translated from the coding sequence ATGCAAGTATTTAAAGCTTTTAGTAAAATTGTACCCAAAAAATTCCTTGGTGTTTTTATAATCTATACGATTATATTTGTCGGGCTTGCCATCTTTTTCTCAAGAAGTGGGTTGCCACAGATGGAAGATGCCTTTGAACTATCAAAAGTTAGGGTTTCTGTTATCAATGAAGACAATACAGCACTGGCCAATGGGTTAGAGAACTATATTAACAAGATTGCAAGACCTGTAGAAATCGAAATGGATGAGGAAAGCATCAAAGATGCACTTTTCTTTCGGCAAACAGAATTTATTGTTATGATTCCTAAAGGTTTTCAAGACAGTTTTACTTCATCAAATTATCAAAAGATAAATACCATGTCTGTTCCTGACTCCGCAAGTTCTGAATATGCAAAGACACTTATTGATAGATACTTAAATACTGCTAGACTGTATATTTCGACATACCCTGAAATTTCTTTTGAAGAGGTACACGAGAAAGTACTAACAGATATTTCAACAGAAGTAAATGTATCTTTCCTTGACAGGATAGCTGGTAATAGCATGTCTAACCTCAATGCATATTTTAACTTTTTATCTTATATATTAATAGCTATGCTTATATCCATGGTGGGCCGTATCATGTTAATCTTCAATAATAAAGAAATCAAAATGCGTAATTACTGTGCACCTATTAGTATTAAAAGCTATAATTTTCAGCTTATACTTGGTAACCTATCGCTTGCCTTTATTATTTGGTTGCTCTTTGTTGCATTGGCATTTATTATCAATAAAGGTACTTTAAACCAAACAGGCTCATTTTTATTTATAGTTAACTCATTTGTTTTAACAATTCTCTGTTTGAGCATAAGCTTTTTGGTTACTACCTTTGCAACAAAAAATTCCATTGATCCCATAGGAAACTGTCTATCCCTTGGATTATCATTTTTAGGTGGTTCCTTTGTACCACAAGCCCTTTTAAGTGATACATTACGAACTATCGGAACCTTCAACCCGATATTCTGGTATGTAAAGGTCAATGATGCTATAGGAGATCTTACTAACATTACTCAATCTACGCTTCAACCAATAATCTATGGTATACTAGTTCAGTTGGCTTTTACTGTTGCTTTCCTTGCCATTGCATTAGTGGTAATTAAACAAAGACGATATGCTCATCAGTAA
- a CDS encoding macrolide 2'-phosphotransferase, with translation MKMNTLKVKELANNKGLDILEDTIKINGSGVDFLVAHAKVENGDKWILRIPRRPESMRHALQEKKALNIITNYASFQVPDWSVFSEDLIAYKQLSGIPAATIDVEQQAYIWSFDETNVPSEYYYSLGKALANLHALPQDEFKNIGVEILGASELKASMKQRMECVKEKYHVNSNLWDRWQAWLAEDSLWPSHTGVKHGDLHPGHILIDKNNHVTGIIDWTEVGVADVSVDFMSHYLLFGKDGLKKLIDAYDNAGGKTWARMDEHIVELLTTSGITVAEYAQVSGMKDMHQTAAHMLASER, from the coding sequence ATGAAAATGAATACACTTAAAGTTAAAGAATTAGCAAATAATAAAGGTCTGGATATTTTGGAAGACACCATAAAAATTAATGGATCGGGTGTTGACTTTCTAGTCGCTCATGCCAAAGTGGAAAACGGAGATAAGTGGATACTAAGGATTCCTCGGAGACCAGAATCTATGAGACATGCTCTACAGGAGAAAAAAGCGTTAAATATCATAACTAACTATGCAAGCTTTCAAGTTCCCGATTGGTCGGTTTTTTCAGAAGACTTAATTGCCTATAAGCAGCTAAGTGGTATTCCAGCCGCTACTATTGACGTTGAACAACAAGCTTATATATGGAGTTTTGATGAAACCAATGTACCATCTGAATATTATTACTCATTAGGAAAAGCTCTAGCAAATTTACACGCATTACCTCAAGATGAATTCAAAAATATCGGTGTTGAAATTCTTGGGGCTAGTGAGTTAAAAGCATCCATGAAACAGCGAATGGAATGTGTGAAAGAAAAATATCATGTCAACTCAAATTTATGGGACCGATGGCAAGCATGGTTAGCTGAAGACTCTCTTTGGCCGTCTCATACAGGGGTAAAACATGGAGATCTACATCCAGGACATATCCTTATTGATAAGAACAATCATGTTACTGGAATAATTGATTGGACAGAAGTAGGGGTAGCTGATGTGTCTGTAGATTTCATGTCTCATTATCTACTCTTTGGCAAAGATGGACTGAAGAAGTTGATTGACGCTTATGATAATGCAGGAGGTAAAACTTGGGCAAGAATGGATGAGCATATTGTTGAGCTTCTAACAACAAGTGGTATCACTGTTGCCGAATACGCTCAAGTGTCAGGTATGAAAGATATGCATCAGACGGCTGCACATATGCTTGCAAGTGAAAGGTAA
- a CDS encoding MFS transporter, whose product MNKKRKNILNNNFMLFLLGRMVSDIGNSVQMMIMPLYIIDIGGSAATIGLFSFLSLLPALIIYPFAGVIGDRMNRKMIMVVTDLISAGVILALGFISYWGFMGIPLLLIVQAVISLLNGLFEPATRGMLPQLVDKGELTRRNSTVASMRSLSIMLGPVVGTVLYAKYGITMVFMINGTSFLLSGASEMMIQYVHVKRKKTEGAKGMINDLLEGIQFIMKNRIIRNMCYFFLVIYFVVQPIFSVILPLFFKTNLQYPDTQYGYLQTIIILGSLLGSVMVGIWFGKEEEVTKPFTIGSGLLLGTMLLFSILLFPKSLAMLGNDTMLYLVVLAGVLGLFSLANIVISVPVQTYIQRETPDEYMSRVFSLVSMISRGGMPLGALAYGIVLEWIEIHWAVLMAALLMMVICKTFISLLTMDCKM is encoded by the coding sequence ATGAATAAAAAAAGGAAAAATATTTTAAATAATAATTTTATGTTATTCCTACTTGGTAGAATGGTATCTGATATAGGTAATAGTGTACAAATGATGATTATGCCGCTATATATTATAGACATCGGAGGCTCAGCTGCCACAATTGGATTGTTTTCCTTCTTATCATTGTTGCCAGCATTGATCATCTATCCCTTCGCAGGTGTCATTGGAGATAGGATGAATAGAAAAATGATTATGGTGGTAACAGACTTGATTAGTGCAGGGGTAATATTAGCTTTAGGATTTATCTCATATTGGGGATTTATGGGGATTCCTCTATTATTAATAGTTCAGGCAGTGATTTCTTTATTAAATGGCTTGTTTGAACCAGCCACAAGAGGAATGCTACCCCAGCTTGTTGATAAAGGGGAGCTGACAAGACGTAATTCTACTGTTGCATCTATGAGGAGTCTATCGATTATGTTGGGACCAGTTGTAGGCACCGTTTTATACGCTAAATACGGGATTACAATGGTTTTTATGATTAATGGGACTTCATTTCTCCTATCGGGAGCCAGTGAGATGATGATTCAGTATGTTCATGTAAAACGCAAAAAAACAGAGGGAGCAAAGGGAATGATTAATGATCTGCTGGAAGGGATTCAGTTCATCATGAAAAACAGGATTATTCGTAATATGTGTTATTTCTTTTTAGTCATCTACTTTGTAGTGCAACCAATTTTTAGTGTCATTCTACCACTATTTTTTAAGACGAACTTACAATATCCTGATACTCAATACGGGTATTTGCAAACAATTATTATATTAGGTTCGCTACTAGGGAGTGTGATGGTAGGAATTTGGTTTGGAAAAGAGGAGGAAGTAACAAAGCCTTTTACAATTGGTAGTGGTTTACTTTTAGGGACTATGCTACTATTTTCTATTTTACTTTTCCCAAAGAGTTTAGCCATGTTGGGAAATGATACAATGCTATATTTGGTTGTATTGGCAGGCGTGCTAGGTCTATTTAGTCTTGCCAATATAGTTATATCTGTACCTGTGCAAACTTATATACAGAGAGAAACGCCAGATGAATATATGTCTAGGGTATTTTCTTTAGTTAGTATGATTTCTAGAGGCGGTATGCCCCTTGGCGCGCTAGCATATGGAATTGTTCTCGAATGGATTGAAATACACTGGGCAGTATTGATGGCTGCTTTATTGATGATGGTGATTTGCAAGACATTCATATCTTTGCTGACAATGGATTGCAAAATGTAA
- a CDS encoding DinB family protein produces the protein MRDHQIKENILFQLDMCWQLYLYHIENLEETEALWTFNLSGLQVRKQEDGWCIDWPERESYEIGPSSIAWTMWHIIYWWTTALDCNFGEGTLNKEDIPWPGSVDKAKEAIKLLRDEWVSKLNELSEEDYHLKKHAKWPLADRSFVDIALWLNGELMKNAAEIGYGRFLYATCKK, from the coding sequence ATGAGAGATCATCAAATAAAAGAAAATATACTATTTCAGCTAGACATGTGCTGGCAACTTTATCTTTACCATATTGAAAACCTTGAGGAGACAGAGGCACTTTGGACATTCAACCTCTCAGGTCTCCAGGTACGTAAGCAAGAGGATGGGTGGTGCATAGATTGGCCTGAAAGGGAAAGTTATGAGATTGGACCCTCCAGTATTGCATGGACTATGTGGCATATTATATATTGGTGGACTACTGCATTAGATTGCAATTTTGGAGAAGGCACATTAAATAAAGAAGACATCCCTTGGCCAGGGAGTGTTGACAAGGCAAAAGAAGCAATAAAATTATTACGGGATGAATGGGTATCAAAACTAAATGAGTTGTCGGAGGAAGATTATCATTTAAAGAAGCATGCTAAATGGCCATTAGCAGATAGGAGTTTTGTCGATATTGCACTTTGGCTAAATGGAGAATTAATGAAAAATGCAGCGGAGATAGGCTATGGGCGATTTCTATATGCAACCTGTAAAAAATAA
- a CDS encoding Na+/H+ antiporter NhaC family protein has protein sequence MEHMGILSLLPPILAIVLSIITKNVIVSLFLGGLAGILVLVGGNPITGITTMIQDYLFVQLTDSYNAGVLVLLVFIGGFVTLIESSGGAVAFAKNVSKYINTRAKAQLSAWIGGIGIFFSDLGTPLIVGPIFEPITDKIRISREKLAWIIDSTASPVCVLVPFIGWGVYVMGLIQKEYEVLNIIESDWTAFVRAIPFQFYPILAILMVPLVAFTGIEFGPMAKAEKRTQETGETFWPGAKLLRQSDSMIETHHNSKAILVWLPILVLLVTLFALLIPKGFPFQPVPGGVFRTALTTGYFLAALVLMSMMVYYKVKKVNEAFDTYIKGMQKMMTVSIILVLAWSLSSVIKEMGTANYIVEISQNTIAPWAIPSMVFIAGAIMSFSTGSSWGTFAILIPIAIPMAHSLGAPMYVSIAAVLSGGLFGDHCSPISDTTILASTGAGCDHVDHVKTQVPYALINAVASLTAYAIAGLTGSVATLFLAIGLMIVILMVASKISGTKIPNLTLEEITKSKSS, from the coding sequence ATGGAACACATGGGGATTTTATCATTATTACCACCTATACTAGCAATTGTATTATCTATCATTACAAAGAATGTTATCGTCTCGCTTTTTCTTGGAGGTTTAGCCGGCATCTTAGTATTGGTAGGTGGAAACCCTATCACAGGTATTACTACCATGATACAAGATTACTTATTTGTTCAACTGACGGACAGCTATAATGCAGGCGTATTGGTTTTATTAGTGTTTATTGGAGGATTTGTTACCTTGATTGAATCCTCTGGTGGAGCTGTTGCATTTGCTAAAAATGTATCTAAATACATTAATACAAGGGCAAAAGCCCAGTTATCAGCTTGGATAGGGGGAATTGGTATATTCTTTTCAGATTTAGGAACACCTCTTATTGTAGGGCCTATATTTGAACCTATTACGGATAAAATTAGAATATCTAGAGAAAAATTAGCTTGGATTATAGATTCTACAGCATCTCCTGTATGTGTATTGGTACCCTTCATAGGTTGGGGAGTATATGTTATGGGATTAATACAAAAAGAATATGAAGTTTTAAATATTATAGAATCTGATTGGACTGCATTTGTTCGTGCCATACCCTTTCAGTTCTATCCTATACTAGCCATACTAATGGTACCATTGGTGGCTTTTACAGGTATAGAATTCGGACCAATGGCTAAGGCAGAAAAAAGAACCCAGGAAACAGGGGAGACCTTCTGGCCAGGAGCAAAACTTTTACGTCAATCGGATTCAATGATAGAAACCCATCATAATAGTAAAGCTATCTTAGTTTGGCTACCTATATTGGTTCTATTGGTTACATTGTTTGCTCTTTTAATTCCTAAAGGCTTTCCATTCCAACCGGTGCCTGGAGGAGTATTCAGAACAGCACTGACTACTGGTTATTTTTTAGCAGCACTGGTTTTGATGAGCATGATGGTTTATTACAAAGTCAAGAAAGTTAATGAGGCTTTTGATACTTACATTAAAGGCATGCAGAAAATGATGACAGTTTCCATCATATTAGTTCTAGCGTGGTCCTTAAGTTCTGTTATTAAAGAAATGGGTACTGCCAATTATATTGTAGAAATCTCACAAAACACTATAGCTCCTTGGGCAATACCTAGTATGGTATTTATTGCTGGAGCAATCATGTCCTTTTCTACTGGATCATCGTGGGGCACCTTTGCAATATTAATACCCATCGCCATACCAATGGCTCATTCCTTAGGGGCTCCTATGTACGTTAGTATTGCAGCTGTACTTTCTGGTGGATTGTTTGGAGATCATTGTTCTCCTATATCCGATACAACCATTTTAGCTTCAACCGGTGCAGGATGTGATCATGTTGACCACGTAAAAACACAAGTGCCCTATGCCCTAATAAATGCTGTCGCCAGCTTAACGGCCTACGCTATAGCTGGTTTAACTGGCAGTGTAGCCACTCTGTTTTTGGCTATAGGCCTTATGATAGTTATATTAATGGTTGCTTCAAAGATAAGTGGAACAAAAATACCCAACTTAACTTTAGAGGAAATAACAAAATCAAAATCCAGTTAA
- a CDS encoding ABC transporter ATP-binding protein yields MALISENIGHYYKKNQWVLKDVNICLQPGEVLGLSGYSGSGKTTLARILGSYIKPKEGQVMLDGKKIVDIGFQPIQLIFQHPEKAVNPKWRMRDILTESYVPQQDILDKFEIRDEWMNRWPIELSGGELQRFCIVRALNPNTKYIIADEMTTMLDAITQAKIWYELIQICRERSLGLVVVSHEKSLLNRLCDRIYDVKKNSYASAV; encoded by the coding sequence ATGGCGCTTATCAGCGAAAATATAGGACACTATTATAAAAAGAATCAGTGGGTTTTAAAGGATGTAAATATCTGTTTACAGCCAGGAGAAGTTCTTGGACTTTCGGGATACAGTGGTTCAGGAAAAACAACTTTAGCAAGAATACTAGGAAGTTACATAAAACCCAAAGAGGGGCAGGTAATGTTAGACGGTAAAAAGATTGTGGATATAGGATTTCAACCAATACAGCTTATATTTCAGCATCCTGAAAAGGCTGTAAACCCTAAATGGCGCATGAGGGATATCTTGACGGAATCCTATGTTCCTCAACAGGATATTTTGGATAAGTTTGAGATTAGGGATGAGTGGATGAATAGATGGCCCATAGAACTATCTGGAGGTGAACTTCAGAGATTTTGCATTGTCAGAGCCCTTAATCCCAATACAAAATACATCATTGCAGATGAGATGACTACAATGCTTGATGCTATTACTCAGGCTAAAATATGGTATGAACTCATACAAATATGTAGGGAACGATCTTTAGGTTTAGTAGTTGTCAGTCACGAGAAAAGCCTATTAAACAGATTGTGTGACAGAATTTATGATGTTAAAAAAAATTCTTATGCAAGTGCAGTATAG
- a CDS encoding ABC transporter ATP-binding protein has protein sequence MNNANNNFLKVEKLSISFIQYVRATKTRIIQPISDLSVDIKEGEIMAVVGASGSGKSLLAHAILGILPGNAICQGNIIYRGEELTDERKEQLRGKEIAFIPQSVNYLDPLMKVGKQVQIGLHKKTAEKQQKQLFAKYELKESDGELFPFELSGGMLRRVMFATCVREGVRLVVADEPTPGIHPEALSEILSQLADFAKNGAGVMLITHDIVSALEVADRVAVIKDGKTVEIADAKAFQGKGEQLKEEYTRKLWNALPQNEFSF, from the coding sequence ATGAATAACGCAAATAATAACTTTCTAAAGGTTGAAAAGCTTTCCATCTCCTTTATTCAATATGTGAGAGCTACAAAAACTCGTATAATTCAGCCAATATCAGATTTAAGCGTAGATATAAAAGAAGGAGAAATCATGGCGGTAGTGGGGGCAAGTGGTTCAGGTAAAAGTCTCCTTGCCCATGCAATTCTAGGCATATTACCTGGTAATGCCATTTGTCAAGGAAACATCATTTATCGTGGTGAGGAACTTACAGATGAAAGGAAAGAGCAGCTTAGAGGGAAAGAGATAGCCTTCATCCCTCAATCAGTAAATTATCTAGACCCTTTAATGAAAGTAGGAAAACAGGTTCAGATTGGATTGCATAAAAAAACCGCTGAAAAGCAGCAAAAACAACTTTTTGCAAAGTATGAGCTAAAAGAGAGTGACGGTGAACTATTTCCCTTTGAATTGTCTGGGGGAATGTTAAGAAGAGTGATGTTTGCCACATGTGTACGAGAGGGCGTTAGGCTTGTTGTTGCAGATGAACCAACACCAGGTATTCACCCTGAAGCACTATCGGAAATTTTATCACAACTGGCTGATTTTGCAAAAAATGGGGCAGGAGTTATGTTGATTACCCATGATATTGTATCAGCACTGGAGGTAGCGGACCGTGTTGCTGTTATTAAAGATGGTAAAACAGTAGAAATTGCAGATGCTAAAGCATTTCAAGGGAAGGGAGAGCAGTTAAAAGAGGAATATACTAGGAAGTTATGGAATGCTTTACCACAAAATGAGTTTTCTTTTTAA